The following proteins are co-located in the Pseudomonas fluorescens genome:
- a CDS encoding carboxymuconolactone decarboxylase family protein codes for MTDQKKPGVEMRRQVMGDVFVDRALGNATEFTQPLQDFVNEHAWGSVWNREGLPLKTRSLITLAALTALKCPQELKGHVRGALNNGCTVEEIREALLHCAVYAGVPAAIDAFRAAQEVIEAYQADQQ; via the coding sequence ATGACCGATCAGAAAAAGCCCGGGGTTGAAATGCGTCGTCAGGTAATGGGCGATGTGTTCGTCGATCGCGCCCTGGGCAATGCCACCGAGTTCACCCAGCCGCTGCAGGATTTCGTCAACGAACATGCCTGGGGCAGCGTGTGGAACCGCGAAGGTCTGCCATTGAAGACGCGCAGCCTGATCACCCTCGCCGCCCTCACGGCGCTCAAATGCCCGCAAGAGCTCAAGGGCCACGTACGTGGTGCGCTGAACAATGGCTGCACGGTGGAAGAGATTCGCGAAGCACTGCTGCATTGCGCGGTGTATGCGGGTGTGCCAGCGGCGATTGACGCGTTTCGCGCGGCGCAGGAAGTGATTGAGGCGTATCAGGCAGATCAGCAGTGA
- a CDS encoding calcium/sodium antiporter, whose product MISGLVLLIIGAEILVRAAVRLAASLKVRPLIIGLSIVAFGSSAPQMTVSLQATLAGNTDIAVGSVIGSSIFNILVTLGLSALIIPLRVSRQLVRLDIPVMIFAALLVFTLSANEELTPVDGLLLLAALLAYLGVLHYQTRHSRRPRTLDTVARAPWLSSVLLILGGLLILVLAGHLLLGAAVDVASDLGLSERIIGLTLIGVSTSLPCLATSLIAALRGQREIAVGNVIGSSLFNLLGVLGFTALVAPSPLSVSPNALDFDLPVMLGVVVLCLPVFYTGYRVTRAEGLVFLGLYLVYGLHVVSFTFGTPLATKLEHLMLYYILPALVVFLILSTLRAWRRQHKRESQ is encoded by the coding sequence TTGATCAGCGGCTTGGTGTTGCTGATTATCGGCGCCGAAATCCTGGTGCGCGCCGCCGTGCGCCTGGCGGCCAGCCTCAAGGTGCGGCCGCTGATCATCGGTTTGAGCATCGTCGCCTTCGGCAGCAGTGCGCCGCAGATGACCGTCAGTTTGCAAGCCACCCTGGCCGGCAATACCGACATCGCGGTGGGCAGCGTGATCGGCAGCAGCATCTTCAATATCCTCGTCACCCTGGGCCTGTCCGCGCTGATCATCCCCCTGCGGGTATCACGGCAACTGGTGCGCCTGGACATTCCGGTGATGATTTTCGCCGCCCTGCTGGTGTTTACCCTCTCGGCCAATGAAGAGCTGACGCCCGTTGACGGCCTGTTACTGCTCGCGGCCCTGCTGGCCTACCTCGGCGTGCTGCACTACCAAACCCGCCATTCCCGCCGCCCGCGCACATTGGACACCGTCGCCAGGGCGCCATGGCTGAGCAGCGTATTGCTGATACTGGGCGGGCTGTTGATTCTGGTGCTGGCCGGGCATCTGCTGCTGGGCGCGGCCGTGGATGTGGCGAGCGACTTGGGCCTCTCGGAGCGCATCATCGGCCTGACGCTCATCGGTGTCAGTACCTCGCTGCCATGCCTGGCCACCTCGCTGATTGCCGCCCTGCGCGGCCAGCGCGAGATCGCCGTGGGCAATGTGATCGGCAGCAGCCTGTTCAATCTGTTGGGCGTGCTGGGGTTTACCGCCCTGGTGGCGCCCTCTCCACTGTCGGTGTCGCCCAACGCCCTGGACTTCGACCTGCCGGTGATGCTCGGCGTGGTGGTGCTGTGCCTGCCGGTGTTCTACACCGGCTATCGCGTCACGCGCGCCGAAGGCCTGGTGTTTCTGGGTCTGTACCTGGTGTACGGGCTGCACGTGGTGTCGTTCACGTTCGGCACGCCCCTGGCCACCAAGCTTGAACACTTGATGCTGTATTACATCCTGCCGGCGCTGGTGGTTTTTCTGATACTCAGCACGCTGCGAGCCTGGCGCCGCCAACACAAGAGGGAATCGCAATGA
- a CDS encoding septal ring lytic transglycosylase RlpA family protein translates to MKRLLGLLALFSLLAGCASGLIDPNGYDETGTASYYGAKHHGNRTASGEPFNQNALTAAHRRLPFGTRVKVTNLDNNKSVVLRINDRGPHTRGRLIDVSRKAAGQLGMLGSGTARVRVQALSN, encoded by the coding sequence ATGAAGCGTCTACTCGGCCTACTGGCCCTGTTCTCCCTGCTGGCCGGTTGCGCCAGCGGCCTCATCGACCCCAACGGCTACGACGAAACCGGCACCGCTTCGTATTACGGCGCCAAGCACCATGGCAACCGAACCGCCAGCGGTGAACCTTTCAACCAGAACGCCCTGACCGCCGCTCATCGGCGCCTGCCTTTCGGCACCCGGGTCAAGGTGACCAATCTCGACAACAACAAATCCGTGGTACTGCGCATCAATGATCGCGGCCCGCATACTCGTGGCCGCCTGATTGATGTTTCACGCAAGGCTGCCGGACAGCTCGGTATGCTGGGCAGCGGAACCGCACGGGTTCGCGTGCAAGCGCTGAGCAACTGA
- the gatB gene encoding Asp-tRNA(Asn)/Glu-tRNA(Gln) amidotransferase subunit GatB, whose protein sequence is MQWEVVIGLEIHTQLATQSKIFSGSATTFGAEPNTQASLVDLGMPGVLPVLNQEAVRMAVMFGLAIDAEIGQHNVFARKNYFYPDLPKGYQISQMELPIVGKGHLDIPLEDGTIKRVGVTRAHLEEDAGKSLHEEFPGATGIDLNRAGTPLLEIVSEPDMRSAKEAVAYVKTIHALVRYLGICDGNMAEGSLRCDCNVSIRPKGQVEFGTRCEIKNVNSFRFIEKAINSEVRRQIELIEDGGKVIQQTRLYDPNKDETRAMRSKEEANDYRYFPDPDLLPVVLEDSFLNDIRATLPELPQQKRERFQEQFGLSVYDASVLASSREQANYFEKVVSIAGDAKLAANWVMVELGSLLNKQGLEIDEAPVTAEQLGGMLLRIKDNTISGKIAKTVFEAMASGEGSADDIIDKRGLKQVTDSGAISAVLDEMLAANAEQVEQYRAADEAKRGKMFGFFVGQAMKASKGKANPQQVNELLKSKLEG, encoded by the coding sequence ATGCAATGGGAAGTTGTGATCGGGCTGGAGATTCATACCCAGCTCGCCACCCAATCGAAGATTTTCTCCGGTAGCGCCACCACGTTCGGCGCAGAGCCCAACACCCAGGCCAGCCTGGTCGACCTGGGCATGCCCGGCGTACTGCCGGTGCTGAACCAGGAAGCGGTGCGCATGGCGGTGATGTTCGGCCTGGCGATTGACGCCGAGATCGGCCAGCACAACGTGTTCGCGCGCAAGAACTACTTCTACCCGGACCTGCCCAAGGGCTACCAGATCAGCCAGATGGAGCTGCCGATCGTCGGCAAGGGCCACCTGGACATCCCGCTGGAAGACGGCACCATCAAGCGCGTTGGCGTGACCCGCGCGCACCTGGAAGAAGATGCCGGCAAGAGCCTGCACGAAGAATTCCCAGGGGCCACCGGCATCGACCTGAACCGTGCCGGCACGCCGTTGCTGGAAATCGTCTCCGAGCCGGACATGCGCAGCGCCAAGGAAGCCGTGGCCTACGTCAAGACCATCCACGCGCTGGTGCGTTATCTGGGCATCTGCGACGGCAACATGGCTGAAGGCTCGCTGCGTTGCGACTGTAACGTGTCGATCCGTCCAAAAGGCCAGGTCGAGTTCGGCACCCGCTGCGAGATCAAGAACGTCAACTCGTTCCGCTTCATCGAGAAGGCGATCAACAGTGAAGTGCGTCGCCAGATCGAGCTGATCGAAGACGGCGGCAAGGTAATCCAGCAAACCCGCCTGTACGATCCGAACAAAGATGAAACCCGCGCCATGCGCAGCAAAGAGGAAGCCAACGACTACCGTTACTTCCCCGACCCGGACCTGTTGCCGGTGGTCCTTGAGGATTCGTTCCTCAATGACATCCGTGCCACCCTGCCGGAATTGCCGCAGCAAAAACGCGAGCGCTTCCAGGAGCAGTTCGGCCTGTCGGTCTACGACGCCAGCGTGTTGGCGTCCAGCCGAGAGCAAGCCAACTACTTCGAAAAAGTCGTGAGCATTGCTGGCGACGCCAAACTGGCGGCCAACTGGGTCATGGTTGAGCTGGGCAGCCTGTTGAACAAGCAGGGCCTGGAAATCGACGAAGCACCGGTTACCGCCGAGCAACTGGGCGGCATGCTGCTGCGCATCAAGGACAACACCATCTCCGGCAAAATCGCCAAGACCGTGTTCGAAGCGATGGCGAGCGGCGAAGGCAGCGCCGACGACATCATCGACAAGCGCGGCCTCAAGCAAGTCACCGACAGCGGCGCGATCTCGGCCGTACTCGATGAGATGCTCGCCGCCAATGCTGAGCAAGTTGAACAATACCGTGCGGCAGACGAAGCCAAGCGCGGCAAGATGTTCGGCTTCTTTGTCGGCCAAGCGATGAAAGCCTCCAAAGGCAAAGCCAACCCGCAACAGGTGAACGAACTGCTCAAAAGCAAGCTCGAAGGCTGA
- the gatA gene encoding Asp-tRNA(Asn)/Glu-tRNA(Gln) amidotransferase subunit GatA: MHHMTLAEIARGLADKKFSSEELTKTLLARIAELDPKVNSFISLTEELALSQAKAADVRRANGENGALLGAPIAHKDLFCTQGIRTSCGSKMLDNFKAPYDATVVSKLATAGAVTLGKTNMDEFAMGSANESSYYGAVKNPWNLEHVPGGSSGGSAAAVAARFLPAATATDTGGSIRQPAAFTNLTGLKPTYGRVSRWGMIAYASSLDQGGPLARTAEDCAILLQGMAGFDKQDSTSIDEPVPDYSASLNTSIKGLRIGVPKEYFSAGLDPRIAELVHNSVKELEKLGAVIKEVSLPNNQHAIPAYYVIAPAEASSNLSRFDGVRFGYRCENPKDLTDLYKRSRGEGFGAEVQRRIMVGAYALSAGYYDAYYLKAQKIRRLIKNDFMAAFEEVDVILGPTTPNPAWKIGAKTGDPIAEYLEDLYTITANLAGLPGLSMPAGFVDGLPVGVQLLAPYFQEGRLLNVAHQYQLNTDWHTRTPTGF; encoded by the coding sequence ATGCATCACATGACTCTGGCCGAGATCGCCCGCGGTCTCGCCGATAAAAAGTTTTCTTCCGAAGAGCTGACCAAGACCCTGCTTGCGCGCATCGCCGAGCTCGACCCCAAGGTCAACAGCTTCATCAGCCTCACCGAAGAGCTGGCCTTGAGCCAGGCCAAGGCCGCCGACGTGCGTCGCGCCAACGGTGAAAATGGCGCGCTGCTGGGCGCACCGATCGCCCACAAAGACTTGTTCTGCACCCAGGGCATTCGCACCAGCTGCGGCTCGAAGATGCTCGACAACTTCAAGGCGCCCTACGACGCCACCGTGGTGTCCAAGCTGGCTACCGCCGGGGCCGTGACCCTGGGCAAGACCAACATGGACGAATTCGCCATGGGTTCGGCCAACGAGTCGAGCTACTACGGCGCGGTGAAAAACCCGTGGAACCTGGAACACGTGCCCGGCGGTTCGTCGGGTGGTTCTGCTGCCGCCGTTGCCGCGCGCTTTCTGCCGGCCGCCACGGCAACCGACACCGGCGGCTCGATCCGTCAGCCTGCCGCGTTCACCAACCTCACCGGCCTTAAACCGACCTACGGTCGTGTTTCCCGCTGGGGCATGATCGCCTACGCCTCCAGCCTGGATCAGGGCGGCCCGTTGGCACGCACTGCCGAAGACTGCGCAATATTGTTACAAGGTATGGCCGGGTTCGATAAACAGGACTCCACCAGCATCGATGAGCCAGTGCCGGACTACAGCGCCAGCCTGAATACGTCGATCAAAGGCCTGCGTATCGGCGTGCCGAAAGAGTATTTCAGCGCCGGCCTCGACCCGCGCATCGCCGAACTAGTGCACAACAGTGTCAAGGAGCTGGAAAAGCTCGGCGCGGTGATCAAGGAAGTCAGCCTGCCGAACAACCAGCACGCGATTCCTGCGTACTACGTGATCGCGCCTGCTGAAGCCTCCTCCAACCTGTCGCGTTTCGACGGCGTACGTTTCGGCTACCGCTGTGAAAACCCGAAAGACCTGACCGACCTGTACAAACGCTCCCGGGGCGAAGGCTTCGGTGCCGAAGTACAACGCCGCATCATGGTCGGTGCCTACGCACTGTCGGCCGGCTACTACGACGCGTACTACCTCAAGGCGCAAAAAATCCGTCGCCTGATCAAGAACGACTTCATGGCCGCTTTTGAAGAAGTTGATGTGATCCTCGGCCCAACCACGCCGAACCCGGCCTGGAAGATTGGCGCCAAGACCGGCGACCCAATCGCCGAGTACCTGGAAGACCTGTACACCATCACCGCTAACCTCGCGGGCTTGCCGGGCTTGTCCATGCCTGCCGGTTTCGTCGATGGCCTGCCGGTCGGCGTGCAATTGCTCGCCCCGTATTTCCAGGAAGGCCGCTTGCTCAATGTGGCGCACCAGTACCAGTTGAACACTGACTGGCACACTCGCACCCCTACCGGCTTCTGA
- the gatC gene encoding Asp-tRNA(Asn)/Glu-tRNA(Gln) amidotransferase subunit GatC, giving the protein MALERSDVEKIAHLASLGLNEADLPQTTAALNSILGLADQMQAVNTDGIEPLAHPLEASQRLRADVVTERNNREAYQSIAPAVENGLYLVPKVID; this is encoded by the coding sequence ATGGCGCTTGAACGCTCCGACGTGGAAAAAATCGCTCATCTGGCCTCGCTTGGCCTGAATGAAGCCGATCTTCCACAGACCACCGCAGCCTTGAACAGCATTCTCGGGCTTGCTGACCAAATGCAGGCCGTCAATACCGACGGCATCGAGCCCCTGGCTCACCCACTGGAAGCCAGCCAGCGCCTGCGTGCAGACGTTGTGACCGAGCGAAATAATCGCGAGGCCTACCAGTCCATCGCGCCAGCGGTCGAAAACGGCCTGTATCTGGTTCCGAAAGTCATCGACTAA
- the mreB gene encoding rod shape-determining protein MreB, with amino-acid sequence MFKKLRGMFSSDLSIDLGTANTLIYVRERGIVLNEPSVVAIRTHGNQKSVVAVGTEAKRMLGRTPGNIAAIRPMKDGVIADFSVCEKMLQYFINKVHENSFLQPSPRVLICVPCKSTQVERRAIRESALGAGAREVFLIEEPMAAAIGAGLPVEEARGSMVVDIGGGTTEIALISLNGVVYAESVRVGGDRFDEAIITYVRRNYGSLIGESTAERIKQEIGTAYPGGEVREVDVRGRNLAEGVPRAFTLNSNEVLEALQESLATIVQAVKSALEQSPPELASDIAERGLVLTGGGALLRDLDKLLAQETGLPVIVAEDPLTCVARGGGRALEMMDKHTMDLLSSE; translated from the coding sequence ATGTTCAAGAAACTGCGTGGCATGTTTTCCAGCGATCTTTCCATTGACCTGGGCACTGCCAACACCCTTATTTACGTGCGCGAGCGCGGTATCGTTCTGAATGAGCCATCGGTTGTGGCCATTCGGACCCATGGTAATCAGAAAAGTGTCGTTGCCGTTGGCACCGAGGCCAAGCGCATGCTCGGCCGAACACCAGGCAATATCGCTGCCATTCGTCCGATGAAAGACGGCGTGATCGCCGACTTCAGCGTCTGCGAGAAGATGCTGCAGTACTTCATCAACAAAGTTCACGAAAACAGTTTTCTGCAGCCCAGCCCTCGTGTGCTGATCTGCGTTCCGTGCAAGTCCACCCAGGTGGAGCGTCGTGCCATCCGTGAATCGGCCCTTGGTGCCGGTGCTCGCGAAGTGTTCCTGATCGAAGAACCCATGGCTGCCGCTATCGGCGCCGGTTTGCCGGTTGAGGAAGCGCGCGGTTCGATGGTGGTCGATATCGGTGGTGGTACCACTGAAATCGCCCTGATTTCCCTGAACGGTGTGGTGTACGCCGAATCCGTGCGCGTAGGCGGCGACCGCTTCGACGAAGCGATCATCACTTATGTACGCCGTAACTACGGCAGCCTGATCGGTGAATCCACTGCTGAGCGCATCAAGCAGGAAATCGGCACCGCTTACCCGGGCGGCGAAGTTCGCGAAGTCGATGTTCGCGGTCGCAACCTGGCCGAAGGCGTTCCACGTGCCTTCACCCTGAACTCCAATGAAGTGCTGGAAGCTCTGCAAGAGTCCCTGGCCACTATCGTTCAGGCTGTGAAGAGCGCCCTGGAGCAATCGCCGCCGGAACTGGCTTCCGACATCGCCGAGCGTGGCCTGGTGCTGACCGGTGGTGGCGCTTTGCTGCGTGACCTCGACAAGCTGCTGGCCCAGGAAACCGGTCTGCCGGTGATTGTTGCCGAAGACCCGCTGACCTGCGTCGCTCGTGGCGGTGGCCGTGCACTGGAAATGATGGATAAACACACCATGGACCTGCTCTCCAGCGAATAA
- the mreC gene encoding rod shape-determining protein MreC translates to MGVRLLVLVVLSVALMVVDARFALLKPVRSQMSLVLMQTYWITDLPQRLYQGVASQFGSRTELVAENEKLKTENLLLQGRMQKLAALTEQNVRLRELLNSSALVNEKVEVAELIGMDPNPFTHRIIINKGERDGVVLGQPVLDARGLMGQVVELMPYTSRVLLLTDTTHSIPVQVNRNGLRAIASGTGNPERLELRHVADTADIKEGDLLVSSGLGQRFPAGYPVATVKEVIHDSGQPFAIVRAVPTAALNRSRYLLLVFSDNRTPEERVNDAAQAQEAEDKQNGTAPVIPATVPKPAFVGPPAPAATPAAPVATPAKPAVHSARAAKPVATKPPVSAPAATTPAAKPPAAVAPATRSPAAAPATTRQREE, encoded by the coding sequence TTGGGCGTGCGCTTATTGGTGCTGGTCGTGCTTTCGGTCGCGCTGATGGTGGTCGATGCCCGCTTTGCACTGCTCAAGCCCGTGCGTAGCCAGATGTCGCTGGTGTTGATGCAGACTTACTGGATCACCGACCTGCCGCAACGTCTCTACCAGGGCGTGGCCAGCCAATTCGGCAGCCGCACCGAGCTGGTCGCCGAGAACGAAAAACTCAAGACTGAAAACCTGTTGCTGCAGGGGCGCATGCAAAAGCTGGCGGCCCTCACCGAGCAGAACGTTCGGCTGCGCGAGTTGCTCAATTCGTCCGCACTGGTGAACGAAAAGGTCGAGGTCGCCGAGTTGATCGGCATGGACCCCAACCCGTTTACCCATCGCATCATCATCAACAAGGGTGAGCGCGACGGTGTGGTCCTCGGTCAGCCGGTGCTCGACGCCCGTGGCCTGATGGGCCAGGTGGTTGAACTGATGCCTTACACCTCACGGGTATTGCTGCTAACGGACACAACCCACAGCATTCCAGTACAGGTCAACCGTAATGGCTTGCGTGCGATTGCCAGCGGCACAGGCAACCCGGAGCGCCTTGAATTGCGGCATGTGGCAGACACTGCCGACATCAAGGAAGGCGACCTGCTGGTCAGCTCCGGCCTGGGTCAGCGTTTCCCGGCGGGTTACCCGGTCGCGACGGTCAAGGAAGTGATCCACGATTCCGGCCAGCCGTTTGCGATCGTCCGCGCCGTACCGACTGCCGCCCTGAACCGCAGCCGCTACCTGCTGTTGGTCTTCAGCGACAACCGTACCCCGGAAGAGCGCGTCAACGACGCCGCCCAGGCCCAGGAAGCGGAAGACAAGCAGAACGGCACTGCGCCGGTCATTCCTGCCACGGTGCCAAAACCAGCGTTCGTGGGGCCGCCTGCGCCCGCAGCCACCCCGGCAGCACCTGTGGCAACGCCGGCCAAGCCAGCAGTTCACAGCGCGCGTGCGGCCAAGCCGGTTGCAACCAAACCGCCTGTGTCGGCGCCCGCTGCCACCACCCCGGCGGCTAAACCGCCTGCCGCTGTGGCCCCGGCAACCCGTTCACCGGCCGCGGCCCCGGCAACCACGCGGCAGAGGGAGGAATAA